A DNA window from Hydra vulgaris chromosome 13, alternate assembly HydraT2T_AEP contains the following coding sequences:
- the LOC100202665 gene encoding vesicular inhibitory amino acid transporter isoform X2: protein MVPCNDPFLPSDDINQLLCLQEKTDSTTAFVSEECFNFKESTSDDKTSTSLLPSMLVSYHQSTRTIFENYQMQVNSHQESILSSNSSILDNLVEKKSVDKGVSMVHAMWNILPLGASIFSLPYCVIAGGYFVLPLIFIISAMADATGILLVDCLYAASHKTKQRKKVNSNYVDIARCVWGVVGGHIFNAFLVFYLFSGCVVNVILLGKSIHDLLHSSTKFSFGLLTTLFSVLIYPTLFIKKLTVLAYLSMAAVFSVLVGIFTIILAFFLELENWKNNIDEISLINANGLSLASGIIMLSCEVHSVIPHAEGIMRKSSKINFVLHRSFIGTALVKFLVALLGSLTYGSTTQSIVTLNVATINRSAHVVCSLTTLLYAILNYPLNMFIISEFIDNFIKNTKIKSSVPFFYLWIACTRFILITLTVLVAVFVPYFAVVLGLRGSLIGTCLIFIFPCYFHLKLKWDILSLRQRTWDIFLLTVGILFGAAGLYASVMRLVVIIQT from the exons ATGGTGCCTTGTAACGATCCATTTCTTCCTTCTGATGATATCAATCAGCTTCTATGTCTTCAGGAAAAAACTGATTCTACAACAGCATTTGTTTCAGAAGAAT gtttcaattttaaagaatCAACTTCTGATGATAAGACTTCAACTTCACTTCTTCCATCTATGCTAGTTAGTTACCATCAAAGTACAagaacaatttttgaaaactacCAAATGCAAGTAAACTCTCATCAAGAGAGTATTTTATCTTCAAACAGCTCAATTCTAGATAATCTAGTTGAAAAGAAATCTGTTGACAAAG gcGTGTCTATGGTTCATGCAATGTGGAATATATTACCTTTAGGAGCATCTATATTCAGCTTACCTTACTGCGTTATTGCTGGTGGTTATTTTGtacttcctttaatttttattattagtgcTATGGCCGACGCAACAGGAATTCTGTTAGTTGATTGTTTATATGCAGCATCACACAAGACTAAGCAGCGTAAAAAAGTGAATTCAAATTATGTTGATATAGCCAGATGTGTATGGGGTGTAGTTGGTGGCCATATTTTCAATgcttttttagtgttttatttattttctggtTGCGTAGTAAACGTTATATTGTTAGGAAAAAGTATTCATGATTTGCTCCATTCTagtacaaaattttcttttggatTATTGACAACCTTGTTTTCAGTGTTAATATATCccacattatttataaaaaaacttacagttTTGGCGTATCTCAGCATGGCGGCGGTATTTTCTGTTCTTGTTGGAATTTTTACGATTATATTAGCATTTTTCTTGGAGCTTGAAAACtggaaaaataatattgatgaaatttCACTAATAAACGCAAACGGGTTGTCGTTAGCTTCAGGAATAATAATGCTTTCATGCGAAGTGCATTCCGTTATTCCACACGCAGAAGGTATTAtgagaaaaagttcaaaaataaactttgttctTCATCGTTCATTTATAGGAACAgcattagtaaaatttttagtagCACTTTTAGGTTCCCTAACATATGGTTCAACAACTCAAAGTATTGTCACCCTAAATGTGGCAACTATCAATCGCTCAGCTCATGTAGTTTGTTCACTTACTACGTTACtatatgcaattttaaattacCCCCtgaatatgtttattataagtGAGttcattgataattttataaaaaatacaaaaatcaaatcaaGCGTGCCATTTTTCTATTTATGGATAGCATGCACCCGTTTTATTCTTATAACACTAACTGTGCTGGTTGCTGTATTTGTTCCGTACTTTGCAGTTGTTTTAGGTTTACGCGGAAGTTTAATTGGCACTTgcttgatatttatttttccaTGCTATTTTCACTTAAAGCTAAAATGGGACATTTTATCGTTGCGTCAAAGAACCTGGgatatatttttacttactgTCGGAATATTATTTGGAGCTGCAGGACTTTACGCATCAGTTATGCGACTAGTTGTTATAATTCAAACATAA
- the LOC136090246 gene encoding uncharacterized protein LOC136090246: MAPPMVILKRQKLSKSLQQCVPLGMIVQRSFSAWMKGETFLHYLKEFKRYLLGKGLLNIKDNNQKVVLFVDGHSSHLSYGASKYCEETGIVLYCLYPNATHVQRPADVGVMNSLQGYWAREVQIYRMNHTGAAITSEKFPAMAMKAIIQITAPVMKKAFECCGLYPFNPDKVNLNKLLSTYQLAPQPVFTYDEGKKLALEGLEKNKFRKQFKI, translated from the coding sequence ATGGCTCCTCCTatggtaattttaaaaaggCAGAAACTATCTAAAAGTCTTCAGCAATGTGTTCCACTTGGAATGATAGTCCAGAGAAGCTTTAGTGCATGGATGAAGGGGGAAACTTTTCTGCATTATTTGAAAGAGTTTAAAAGGTATTTGCTTGGTAAAGGCTTGCTTAATATAAAAGACAATAATCAGAAAGTTGTACTTTTTGTTGATGGTCATTCCAGTCACCTGAGCTATGGTGCATCTAAGTATTGTGAAGAGACAGGTATTGTACTATACTGCTTGTACCCAAATGCTACACACGTGCAGCGACCTGCTGATGTTGGCGTTATGAACTCACTACAAGGTTACTGGGCACGTGAAGTGCAGATTTACAGAATGAACCACACCGGAGCTGCCATTACAAGTGAAAAATTTCCTGCGATGGCAATGAAAGCTATTATTCAAATAACTGCTCCAGTTATGAAAAAAGCATTTGAGTGCTGTGGTTTATACCCATTTAACCCAGATAAAGTTAATTTGAACAAGCTACTTTCAACTTATCAACTAGCTCCACAGCCTGTTTTCACATATGATGAGGGTAAAAAACTGGCATTAGAAGGGCtagagaaaaacaaatttagaaagcaatttaaaatttga